Proteins encoded together in one Papaver somniferum cultivar HN1 unplaced genomic scaffold, ASM357369v1 unplaced-scaffold_117, whole genome shotgun sequence window:
- the LOC113329622 gene encoding uncharacterized protein LOC113329622 encodes MSKIIDLACWVLILTIFMSGELLDGRTISNAVDKAIVKTIKAGTDEIIDCYDIHRQPSLNHPLFYNHTIQMTPSSYPKGLKSDNFGTLQLTKGKDYVPPLLHNYRISKSSPYKKTDASQPNSLGANNHEYATIKAHGNFLGAQAKINLWKPVLEIPAEFSVSQIWVVAEGDGPLNSIEAGWTVGRSDNVTRFFIYFTADGYGSTGCYNLDCGGFIQTSSSISPDCNFTELSTFKGSQKDATFSIHKDQNSGNLWVEVQGTQVGYYPSSLFKKLSNMTTTVSWGGEILNWRDQRRHTMTQMGSGHFP; translated from the exons ATGTCAAAAATTATCGACTTAGCGTGTTGGGTTCTTATATTAACAATTTTCATGAGTGGGGAACTACTTGATGGAAGAACGATCTCGAATGCAGTTGACAAAGCAATAGTAAAAACCATTAAG GCTGGAACAGATGAGATCATCGACTGTTATGATATTCACAGACAACCTAGTCTTAATCATCCTTTGTTTTATAATCATACAATACAG ATGACCCCAAGTTCGTATCCAAAAGGATTGAAATCAGATAATTTTGGGACACTTCAACTTAC GAAAGGAAAAGACTATGTCCCCCCTCTTTTGCATAATTATCGTATCTCAAAATCGTCACCATATAAGAAAACTGACGCATCACAACCAAATTCCCTTGGTGCAAACAACCATGAG TATGCGACGATTAAGGCGCATGGAAACTTTTTAGGAGCACAAGCAAAAATAAATCTCTGGAAACCAGTTCTTGAAATACCCGCTGAATTTAGTGTATCTCAAATTTGGGTTGTAGCAGAAGGAGATGGCCCTCTCAATTCCATTGAAGCCGGATGGACA gTGGGTCGCAGTGACAACGTTACTAGATTTTTCATATATTTTACA GCGGACGGATACGGTTCAACAGGTTGTTACAATCTTGATTGTGGTGGTTTTATACAAACGTCGTCAAGTATTTCCCCTGATTGCAATTTCACCGAGTTGTCCACTTTCAAAGGTAGTCAAAAAGATGCCACCTTCAGTATTCACAAG GATCAAAATAGTGGAAATTTGTGGGTAGAAGTACAAGGTACTCAGGTCGGCTATTATCCAAGTTCTCTCTTCAAAAAATTATCAAATATGACAACAACTGTATCTTGGGGAGGAGAAATCCTTAATTGGAGAGATCAAAGACGACATACTATGACTCAAATGGGTAGCGGTCACTTTCCTTAA